One genomic segment of Intestinimonas butyriciproducens includes these proteins:
- a CDS encoding CaiB/BaiF CoA transferase family protein — protein sequence MKVVEVGNILAGPWCGTMMADFGADVIKVEPPKGGDLMRNMGRIKDMWYAVEGRNKRCVTLNLKSEKGKEMLTDLIKDADILIENFRPGVFKRLGFTWESLHALNPRLVYVTSSGYGQTGPNSHKPGFDRIGLALGGFLEITGFPGEPPVKPGISVADFYTAMFACMGAMFAIYNRDVVGTGEGQMIDCCLTESMLRLQESIIAEYSYDGTIRTRIGNGTLVTVPSGHFLTKDGKYLVLSVSGDKLFKQWCESIGRPELAEVEDYKTGAGRTANREEINAICAEWAREHTIEECLEVLGDDIPNCPVYNVADIMQDEHFKARNAIVDVDTEQFGTLKMQNCVPKMYGTPGEIKWAGAPLGKFNEEVYGEKLGLTPEDLAKLKEEGVI from the coding sequence TTGAAAGTAGTTGAAGTAGGCAATATTCTGGCAGGCCCGTGGTGTGGGACGATGATGGCGGATTTCGGCGCCGACGTCATCAAGGTGGAACCCCCCAAGGGCGGCGACCTCATGCGGAATATGGGGCGCATCAAAGACATGTGGTACGCGGTGGAGGGACGGAATAAACGCTGCGTCACGCTGAACCTGAAGTCGGAGAAGGGCAAGGAGATGCTCACCGACCTGATCAAAGATGCGGATATCCTGATCGAGAACTTCCGCCCGGGCGTATTCAAGCGGCTGGGCTTTACATGGGAGTCCCTGCATGCCCTCAACCCCCGGCTGGTGTATGTAACGTCATCCGGATACGGACAGACCGGACCCAACAGCCACAAGCCCGGGTTTGACCGCATTGGCCTGGCGCTGGGCGGGTTCCTGGAGATCACCGGTTTCCCCGGCGAGCCCCCTGTGAAGCCCGGCATCTCGGTGGCCGACTTCTACACGGCCATGTTTGCGTGTATGGGCGCCATGTTCGCCATCTATAACCGGGATGTGGTCGGGACCGGAGAAGGGCAGATGATCGACTGCTGCCTGACGGAATCGATGCTCCGCCTCCAGGAGAGCATTATCGCGGAGTACAGCTATGACGGCACGATCCGGACCCGTATCGGCAACGGTACGCTGGTGACGGTCCCCTCCGGACACTTCCTCACCAAGGACGGAAAGTACTTGGTGCTCTCCGTCTCGGGCGACAAACTGTTCAAGCAGTGGTGCGAATCCATCGGCAGGCCGGAGTTGGCGGAGGTCGAAGACTATAAGACCGGCGCGGGGAGGACGGCCAACCGGGAGGAGATCAATGCTATCTGCGCCGAATGGGCCAGGGAGCACACCATTGAGGAGTGCCTGGAGGTCTTGGGCGACGACATTCCCAACTGTCCTGTCTACAATGTGGCGGACATCATGCAGGACGAGCATTTCAAGGCACGCAACGCCATCGTGGATGTGGATACGGAACAGTTCGGCACACTGAAAATGCAGAACTGCGTGCCGAAGATGTATGGTACGCCCGGCGAGATCAAGTGGGCGGGCGCCCCTCTGGGCAAATTCAACGAGGAGGTTTACGGCGAAAAGCTGGGACTTACGCCGGAAGACTTGGCAAAACTCAAAGAGGAAGGCGTCATCTGA
- a CDS encoding acyl-CoA dehydratase activase, protein MLTMGVDIGSTACKCIIMEDGREIKARAVVPLGTGTQGSRTVFEAALRKAGKTREEIERILVTGYGRFTFEAADSQKSEITCHATGVHYLLPTARTVVDIGGQDVKALRLSEDGLLDNFVMNDKCAAGTGRFLDVMAGVLDVKTEELGELSSQARSEVSISNTCTVFAESEVISQLSNNVPLPDLVAGIHASVAKRVAALVFRNGLVKDVAMSGGVALNSGVVRALSRELKSEILVHEDCQLAGAIGAAILAYREAKRVS, encoded by the coding sequence ATGTTGACGATGGGAGTAGATATCGGGTCAACGGCGTGCAAGTGCATCATCATGGAGGATGGGCGAGAGATCAAAGCACGCGCGGTGGTACCGTTGGGGACGGGGACGCAGGGGTCCAGGACGGTGTTCGAGGCGGCGCTGAGAAAAGCGGGGAAAACGCGGGAGGAGATCGAACGGATCCTAGTGACGGGATATGGACGGTTCACGTTCGAGGCGGCGGACAGCCAGAAGAGCGAGATCACGTGCCATGCCACGGGGGTCCATTACCTGCTGCCCACAGCCCGAACCGTGGTCGACATTGGCGGGCAGGATGTAAAGGCACTCCGCCTGAGTGAGGATGGTCTTCTGGATAACTTCGTGATGAACGACAAATGCGCGGCAGGGACCGGCCGCTTTCTGGACGTGATGGCCGGTGTGCTGGATGTGAAGACGGAGGAGCTGGGGGAGCTGTCATCGCAAGCCCGGTCGGAAGTGAGCATCAGCAACACATGCACGGTATTTGCCGAGTCGGAGGTCATCTCACAGCTTTCGAACAATGTACCGCTGCCGGATCTGGTGGCGGGGATTCACGCGTCGGTGGCAAAGCGAGTGGCGGCGCTGGTATTCCGGAACGGGCTGGTGAAGGATGTGGCGATGAGCGGCGGGGTGGCGCTGAACAGCGGAGTTGTTCGGGCGCTGAGCCGGGAGCTCAAGAGCGAGATTCTGGTCCACGAGGACTGCCAGCTGGCCGGGGCCATCGGGGCCGCGATTCTGGCATACCGGGAGGCAAAACGAGTCTCCTGA
- a CDS encoding MaoC/PaaZ C-terminal domain-containing protein translates to MKKDLEQQIYFEDMEIGDKVVSVGRTITEADIVSFAGLTGDYNTLHTDAEFAKGSIAGQRLAHGMLPLTYSSGLFTRTSYNQAMMAQMAALTEINWKFKKPVLIGDTIHVEQEVIEKADPRPESDMGKVTFLRTIFNQRGEIVQQGEFKQLIRKYPK, encoded by the coding sequence ATGAAAAAAGACTTGGAGCAGCAGATATATTTTGAGGATATGGAGATCGGGGACAAGGTGGTAAGCGTGGGGCGGACGATCACCGAGGCGGATATCGTGAGCTTCGCGGGGCTGACTGGGGACTACAATACGCTGCACACGGACGCGGAGTTTGCCAAGGGATCCATTGCCGGGCAGCGACTGGCCCACGGTATGCTGCCCCTTACATACTCCTCGGGGCTTTTCACACGGACGAGCTACAACCAGGCCATGATGGCGCAAATGGCGGCGCTGACGGAGATCAACTGGAAGTTCAAAAAGCCGGTTCTCATTGGGGATACGATCCACGTGGAGCAGGAGGTCATCGAAAAGGCGGACCCCCGGCCGGAGAGCGATATGGGGAAGGTCACCTTCCTGCGCACCATCTTCAACCAGCGGGGCGAGATCGTCCAGCAGGGTGAGTTCAAGCAGTTGATCCGTAAATATCCGAAATAA